A single window of Ficedula albicollis isolate OC2 chromosome 8, FicAlb1.5, whole genome shotgun sequence DNA harbors:
- the RGL1 gene encoding ral guanine nucleotide dissociation stimulator-like 1 isoform X2: MLETTFQDGGEEVEDGAVYNVTLKKVQIQQAANKGARWLGGEGDQLPPEHTVRQYETSKIRAIKAGTLEKLVENLLTAFGDADFSYISIFLATYRAFASPRAVLELLLDRFGNLETSSHGEVANLNSLESEMVLRAEIASVLRAWLDQCSEDFREPPDYMCLLKLLDYLKNNMPNSDMESRVQNLLKQFQNQEVEAVDGFCSTSSSDLVDGEELEISNPEEFSSFQDHVVAEQLTYMDVMLFRRVVPYHCLGSIWSQRDKKENKNLAPTVRATITQFNAVTKCVISTILGTRDLKIQQRAKIIEKWIHIAHECRILKNFSSLRAIISALQSNSIYRLKTTWMCVSKDILLMYEELSEIFSDHDNYLTSRELLMKEATSKFANLDSSEKENQKKSQKRLQLQKNKGVMQGTVPYLGTFLTDLIMLDTALQDYVEGGLINFEKRRREFEVIAQIKLLQSSCNSYCLIPDQKFIQWFRRQRHLTEEESYKLSREAEAAADTNILSPKSQKSMVKRISTLFLGTDVFTPPKEQPLKSSPVGGSSGESTDSASVSSCEFNHSETEDVCVTPVSSPEDPLKKISGYPLSSCSPDSSMSTPSSGVPSSPSFLLASSDDKSSVGSDKGYDSDKGSVGSDKGSSSSKGSVFESGSGSDSSSIPPRESGSVPGSAPRALPVYNRQSEGSCIIRVSMDGLHASVYKSILITNQDRIPDVTQRALLKHNLEPDAVEDYELVQVISEDKELVFPRDANVFYGMNSHVNFDFILRKKAELVG; encoded by the exons gGTGAAGGAGACCAGTTACCCCCAGAGCACACTGTCAGACAGTATGAAACATCCAAGATCAGGGCTATAAAAGCTGGGACTTTGGAGAAACTGGTGGAGAACCTTCTCACAGCTTTTGGAGATGCAGATTTTTCCTACATCAGCATCTTCCTTGCAACATACAGGGCCTTTGCTtctcccagggcagtgctggaactTCTTCTGGACAG GTTTGGAAACCTGGAGACCTCAAGCCATGGAGAAGTGGCAAACCTGAATTCCTTGGAATCTGAGATGGTACTCAGGGC TGAAATAGCATCAGTCTTACGGGCCTGGCTTGATCAATGCTCAGAGGATTTCAGGGAGCCCCCTGACTACATGTGCTTGCTGAAGTTGCTGGATTATCTGAAGAACAACATGCCCAATTCTGACATGGAGAGTAGGGTGCAGAACCTCTTGAAGCAGTTTCAGAACCAAGAAGTAGAAGCTGTTG ATGGGTTTTGTAGCACTTCCTCCAGTGACCTGGTTGATGGAGAGGAACTGGAAATCAGCAATCCAGAAGAATTCTCCTCTTTTCAAGACCACGTTGTGGCAGAACAGTTGACATACATGGATGTG ATGCTCTTCAGAAGAGTTGTGCCCTACCACTGTTTGGGATCCATCTGGTCTCAAAGGgataagaaggaaaacaagaaccTGGCTCCAACTGTCAGAGCCACCATCACTCAGTTCAATGCAGTCACTAAATGTGTCATCAGCACTATCCTGGGGACCAGGGATCTCAAAATCCAGCAGAGAGCCAAGATCATTGAGAAGTGGATTCATATTGCACAT GAATGTAGGATCCTGAAGAACTTTTCCTCCTTGAGGGCCATCATTTCAGCGCTGCAGTCCAACTCCATCTATCGGCTGAAGACCACCTGGATGTGTGTTTCAAA ggacatcTTGCTGATGTATGAAGAGCTGTCAGAGATCTTCTCAGACCATGACAATTATCTGACAAGTAGGGAGCTGCTGATGAAG GAAGCAACATCCAAATTTGCGAATCTGGACAgcagtgagaaagaaaatcagaagaagTCACAGAAGCGACTGCAACTTCAAAAAAACAAG GGAGTGATGCAGGGCACAGTCCCTTACCTTGGCACCTTCCTGACAGATCTCATCATGCTGGACACGGCCCTTCAGGACTACGTCGAG GGTGGCCTGATCAATTTTGAGAAGAGACGAAGG gAATTTGAAGTCATTGCCCAAATCAAGCTCCTGCAATCTTCATGCAACAGCTATTGCCTGATACCAGACCAAAAATTCATCCAGTGGTTCAGGAGGCAGCGACACTTAACAGAAGAGGAGAG ctaCAAACTCTCACGTgaggctgaggcagctgctgatACCAACATTCTGtctccaaaatcccagaaaagCATGGTGAAGAGGATCAGCAC GCTTTTTCTGGGCACTGATGTGTTCACCCCACCCAAAGAACAGCCCCTGAAGAGCTCTCCTGTAGGAGGGAGCTCTGGGGAAAGCACGGATTCAGCCAGTGTTTCATCGTGTGAGTTCAATCACTCTGAAACTGAGGATGTGTGTGTGACTCCCGTCTCTAGTCCTGAGGACCCTCTGAAAAAG ATCTCTGGCTACCCCTtatcctcctgctctcctgactCTTCCATGAGCACACCTTCCTCAGGGGTGCCATCTTCACCCTCGTTCCTGCTGGCCTCCAGCGACGACAAGAGCTCTGTGGGCTCTGACAAGGGCTACGACTCCGACAAGGGCTCTGTGGGCTCCGACAagggctccagctccagcaaggGCTCCGTGTTTGAGTCTGGCTCGGGCTCagacagcagctccatcccccccAGGGAGTCGGGCTCGGTGCCAGGCAGTGCCCCCAGGGCGCTGCCCGTGTACAACCGGCAGAGCGAGGGCTCCTGCATCATCCGCGTGAGCATGGACGGGCTCCACGCCAGCGTCTACAAGAGCATCCTG ATAACCAACCAAGACAGAATCCCTGATGTCACCCAGCGAGCCTTGCTGAAGCACAACCTCGAGCCTGATGCAGTTGAAGATTACGAGCTGGTGCAGGTCATCTCTGAGGACAAAG agctggtgttCCCCCGTGATGCCAACGTGTTCTATGGCATGAACAGCCACGTGAACTTTGACTTCATCCTGAGGaagaaggcagagctggtgggcTGA
- the RGL1 gene encoding ral guanine nucleotide dissociation stimulator-like 1 isoform X1, with product MKLLWRAKMTTFQDGGEEVEDGAVYNVTLKKVQIQQAANKGARWLGGEGDQLPPEHTVRQYETSKIRAIKAGTLEKLVENLLTAFGDADFSYISIFLATYRAFASPRAVLELLLDRFGNLETSSHGEVANLNSLESEMVLRAEIASVLRAWLDQCSEDFREPPDYMCLLKLLDYLKNNMPNSDMESRVQNLLKQFQNQEVEAVDGFCSTSSSDLVDGEELEISNPEEFSSFQDHVVAEQLTYMDVMLFRRVVPYHCLGSIWSQRDKKENKNLAPTVRATITQFNAVTKCVISTILGTRDLKIQQRAKIIEKWIHIAHECRILKNFSSLRAIISALQSNSIYRLKTTWMCVSKDILLMYEELSEIFSDHDNYLTSRELLMKEATSKFANLDSSEKENQKKSQKRLQLQKNKGVMQGTVPYLGTFLTDLIMLDTALQDYVEGGLINFEKRRREFEVIAQIKLLQSSCNSYCLIPDQKFIQWFRRQRHLTEEESYKLSREAEAAADTNILSPKSQKSMVKRISTLFLGTDVFTPPKEQPLKSSPVGGSSGESTDSASVSSCEFNHSETEDVCVTPVSSPEDPLKKISGYPLSSCSPDSSMSTPSSGVPSSPSFLLASSDDKSSVGSDKGYDSDKGSVGSDKGSSSSKGSVFESGSGSDSSSIPPRESGSVPGSAPRALPVYNRQSEGSCIIRVSMDGLHASVYKSILITNQDRIPDVTQRALLKHNLEPDAVEDYELVQVISEDKELVFPRDANVFYGMNSHVNFDFILRKKAELVG from the exons gGTGAAGGAGACCAGTTACCCCCAGAGCACACTGTCAGACAGTATGAAACATCCAAGATCAGGGCTATAAAAGCTGGGACTTTGGAGAAACTGGTGGAGAACCTTCTCACAGCTTTTGGAGATGCAGATTTTTCCTACATCAGCATCTTCCTTGCAACATACAGGGCCTTTGCTtctcccagggcagtgctggaactTCTTCTGGACAG GTTTGGAAACCTGGAGACCTCAAGCCATGGAGAAGTGGCAAACCTGAATTCCTTGGAATCTGAGATGGTACTCAGGGC TGAAATAGCATCAGTCTTACGGGCCTGGCTTGATCAATGCTCAGAGGATTTCAGGGAGCCCCCTGACTACATGTGCTTGCTGAAGTTGCTGGATTATCTGAAGAACAACATGCCCAATTCTGACATGGAGAGTAGGGTGCAGAACCTCTTGAAGCAGTTTCAGAACCAAGAAGTAGAAGCTGTTG ATGGGTTTTGTAGCACTTCCTCCAGTGACCTGGTTGATGGAGAGGAACTGGAAATCAGCAATCCAGAAGAATTCTCCTCTTTTCAAGACCACGTTGTGGCAGAACAGTTGACATACATGGATGTG ATGCTCTTCAGAAGAGTTGTGCCCTACCACTGTTTGGGATCCATCTGGTCTCAAAGGgataagaaggaaaacaagaaccTGGCTCCAACTGTCAGAGCCACCATCACTCAGTTCAATGCAGTCACTAAATGTGTCATCAGCACTATCCTGGGGACCAGGGATCTCAAAATCCAGCAGAGAGCCAAGATCATTGAGAAGTGGATTCATATTGCACAT GAATGTAGGATCCTGAAGAACTTTTCCTCCTTGAGGGCCATCATTTCAGCGCTGCAGTCCAACTCCATCTATCGGCTGAAGACCACCTGGATGTGTGTTTCAAA ggacatcTTGCTGATGTATGAAGAGCTGTCAGAGATCTTCTCAGACCATGACAATTATCTGACAAGTAGGGAGCTGCTGATGAAG GAAGCAACATCCAAATTTGCGAATCTGGACAgcagtgagaaagaaaatcagaagaagTCACAGAAGCGACTGCAACTTCAAAAAAACAAG GGAGTGATGCAGGGCACAGTCCCTTACCTTGGCACCTTCCTGACAGATCTCATCATGCTGGACACGGCCCTTCAGGACTACGTCGAG GGTGGCCTGATCAATTTTGAGAAGAGACGAAGG gAATTTGAAGTCATTGCCCAAATCAAGCTCCTGCAATCTTCATGCAACAGCTATTGCCTGATACCAGACCAAAAATTCATCCAGTGGTTCAGGAGGCAGCGACACTTAACAGAAGAGGAGAG ctaCAAACTCTCACGTgaggctgaggcagctgctgatACCAACATTCTGtctccaaaatcccagaaaagCATGGTGAAGAGGATCAGCAC GCTTTTTCTGGGCACTGATGTGTTCACCCCACCCAAAGAACAGCCCCTGAAGAGCTCTCCTGTAGGAGGGAGCTCTGGGGAAAGCACGGATTCAGCCAGTGTTTCATCGTGTGAGTTCAATCACTCTGAAACTGAGGATGTGTGTGTGACTCCCGTCTCTAGTCCTGAGGACCCTCTGAAAAAG ATCTCTGGCTACCCCTtatcctcctgctctcctgactCTTCCATGAGCACACCTTCCTCAGGGGTGCCATCTTCACCCTCGTTCCTGCTGGCCTCCAGCGACGACAAGAGCTCTGTGGGCTCTGACAAGGGCTACGACTCCGACAAGGGCTCTGTGGGCTCCGACAagggctccagctccagcaaggGCTCCGTGTTTGAGTCTGGCTCGGGCTCagacagcagctccatcccccccAGGGAGTCGGGCTCGGTGCCAGGCAGTGCCCCCAGGGCGCTGCCCGTGTACAACCGGCAGAGCGAGGGCTCCTGCATCATCCGCGTGAGCATGGACGGGCTCCACGCCAGCGTCTACAAGAGCATCCTG ATAACCAACCAAGACAGAATCCCTGATGTCACCCAGCGAGCCTTGCTGAAGCACAACCTCGAGCCTGATGCAGTTGAAGATTACGAGCTGGTGCAGGTCATCTCTGAGGACAAAG agctggtgttCCCCCGTGATGCCAACGTGTTCTATGGCATGAACAGCCACGTGAACTTTGACTTCATCCTGAGGaagaaggcagagctggtgggcTGA